The Mercenaria mercenaria strain notata chromosome 1, MADL_Memer_1, whole genome shotgun sequence nucleotide sequence tttcataaATCTAACTTTGATTATAAGAATTGAACACACTagaaaaatccagtttataaatcTATTATAATCTTTCACTCATCTATTATAATCTTTCACTCATAAGCCGCccggatcgtgagttcgatcctcgggcgggccgtatgttctccgtgacgaattgataaaagacattgtgttcctcacctctgattcatgcggagaagttggcagtaacgtgcggagaacagatttgtactggcacactggttaggttaactgcccgaagttacataactgaaatactgttgaaaaaaggcgttaaacccaaaataaactgTGTAATACTATACATCAGGTAAAATACCATGATTTTTCAGTGACATAACAGGATTGTTTTCAGGTTATAGGgcatatgacaactttccagctttggtggtggagaaagaaggggggcataaaaactatcCGTTCGCTTAGCTCAATTGGGAGAGCGcagatcgcggggtcatgagttcgatttgataaaagacattgtgtctgacataattcgtcctccacctttgtttcatgtgaggaagttggtagttacttgcggagaacaggtttgtgctggtacagaatccaggaacacttgttaggttaactgcccgccgttacataactaaaatcctgttgaaaaagaacgctttggcctaggatcaggaaagttgacaggaaggttgttcatgaccagcagatgactcctaaggtcaaaggtcaaggtcacagtgacccggaacagttaaacggtttccagataataactcaaggacgcttgggcctagtgtcgtgaaagttgatatggaggttgatcatgatcagcagatgacctctattaattttgaggttagtaggtcaaagtccaatttcacagtgaccttgaacagttaaacggtttccggatgataactcaagaacacttgggcctaggatcatgaaaaatgacaggATGGTTGGatatgaccagcaaatgactcctattgattttgagatcaataggtcaaaggtcaagggcacactgacacagaatagttaaacggtttccggatgataactcaagaatgctttagcctaggatcatgaaagatgacagggaggttggtcatgaccagcagatgacccctactgattttaaggtcagtaggtcaaagtcaaagtgaccctgaacagttaaacggtttctgaatgataaatcaggaatgcttgggcctatgatcatgaaagttgatagggaggttggtcatgaccagcaaatgacgcctattgattttgaggtcagtagatcaaaggtcaacgtcacagtgacctggaacacagaaacggtttccggacgataactcaagaatgcttggacctaggataacaaaacttaatagggaggttgatcatgatcagtagattacccctatttatgtttaggtcagtagggcaaaggtcaaggtcacagtgacccggaacaattaaacggtttccagatgataattcaaggacgcttgggcctagggtcatgatgacctctattgattttgaggtcagtaggccaaaggtcaatgtcacagtgacctggaacagttaaacggtttccgaatgataactcaagaacacttaggcctaggatcatgaaaaatgacagggtggttggtcatgaccagcagatgacttctattagatttgagatcaataggtcaaagatcaagggcacagtgacacggaacagttaaacggtttccggatgataactcaagaatgcttatgcctaggatcgtgaaagttgacagggaagttggtcatgaccagcaaatgactctattgattttgagatcagtaggtcaaaagtcaaggtcacagtgacccggaacagtgaaacggtttccggacgataacttgagaacgcttgggcctaggatgacgaaacttgatagggaggttgatcatgattagcagatgacccctatttatattgaggtcaaaggtcaaggtcacagttacccggaacagttaaacggtctccagatgataactcaagaacgcttgggcctatggtcatgaaagttgatatggaggttggtcatgaccagcagatgacccttcttgattttgaggtcagtaagctaaaagtcaatgtcacagtgacccgggaCTGTCAAATTTAAACCATTTATGGACGATAacctgagaacgcttgggcctagaatcacgaaaagtaatagggaggttgatcatgaccaacacaTGACCTCTGTATATTTAAAGGTCAGttggtcgaaggtcaaggtcacatttacccagaacagtagaacttttgtgtacagtgaccatataatttttgttccttgtgcaattactgaatgcatcaaggggaacatttcgTGTTCTAAGAGCTCTTGTTAATGTTTGTTATGTAAATCAAAGCTTATAATTTTGTGATCAGCTAATTAAAGTTTTTGAGTTAGAACTATTTGCCCCTCATCTCTCTGGGCTCACTTCCTGCTTTGGGTGTCATAaaaggaagccattcagctggcttgtggaaggtcagtggttctaaccAGGCGCAtgcttgtgtctgaaataataccTAGAGCCCAGTTTGGATTTTcatccatcatcaaagctggaatgtcgtcATTTGGCCTGAATTGTGTCagtatgatttaaaacaaaattaagtatGGGATCATTCAGTGTTTCTAGTTGTGGTGTCAGCAACAGTAAATGTACCTTACTCCAGCTCATAGACTTTAACGGTATTGTTGCTATGATGAGTTACAACTAGTTTGTTCTGGTAAGGATCAAAACAGGCTGATAATGGATCCTCTTCTGTTTTGATGCTgcctaattttgtttttgaatctTCACTTATCTGGACAATATTTAATGATCCATTCCCACAGACCAGTATGTTTCCTTTCTGATCTGTACATACTCCGCAAGGCTTAACTAAATCAGGATCAGTAAAAGTTGATAGATAATTCCCCCGTATGTCTAGAGTTATCACACCTTTTTCATTATCAGCCACATACACAAAGTTTCTGTTTGTACTCACACTTAATGTCTACTGTAAGTAAAAACCGGCTTGCCAAACTTGTCATTGGTAATTTTATGTAACATAGCTCCACTTATATCATGAATATAAACCGTTTTGAATTCATTAGATATGAAAACTTTTCCATCATTGAAGGCCAAACCATAACAGTGATGATCCATCTTTAGCTTCCTTGTTGTTGCCATCTTGTTTCCTAGTGAAACAAACTGTATGGTTTTGTTGTTCAGACTTACTGCAGCTTCTTGTTTTCTGGTTAGACATACATCAATAGGTCTGTCCTCCAGATCTAGATGGTCTATGATGGTATCTGTAGAAACATCCAGACGTTTCAATTTGTCATTATTCAAATCAGCTAACAGCAAGGAACCATCCTCAGTAAAACAGGATCCATATATATTACACGTAGTTTTGTCTTCTTTAAGCTTAATATCAATATCCCTCTTCTGTTTTACTTTGTATGCTGTGGTTCTTGGCGTGTAAGTTGCTTTTGCTGTAGACACTTGTCCTAATACTTTCTGCTGTTTTAGGTAGTTTTTGATTTTCATATCGGCAGAAAAACTTACTTTCgcttctgtttttgtttgaatggtGCTTACAAAACTTTTAGTTGAAGCGATTATTTTCTGGGAAGTTTTGACACATACAAATTCTTGGGCTTTATTTCCAGTAGACTTTTGCAGCTTGTAAACAGATTGTTCCaagtcatcaatattttgctCTGCTTCCTTGATCTCACTTTGTAGATATCTTTCCATACTGTTATACTGTGCATTAACTTCATCAGTTGATTCAGATTCTAGTGTCTTGAGCTCGGCTCCAGTTCTTTTCTGTAGTTTGTGATAGAATCAGTCGCTGTTTGCGCTTGTATCTTTAGGTCACAGAGAAGTTGTTGTCTGGCTTTCTTCTTATCATCTGCATCTTTCTTTGCTGTTAAGAGTTGTTTCTTGGTTTGATTAGAAGCTGATTGTTTGTACAGATTGTCAACTTCATCAGGAATGGAGTGTATATCCTGACAGGTTCTAAAAATAAGAGGTGTATCACAGGCTGTCTACCAAGTATATTCTTATATGAAAGATTTCCAATATTTTACAGGTGTTCCATATTTAcctacattttaaataattttcttatatCTTTTTGTACCTTATTTGTTATCCAGAAATCTTTAGGGGTTCGATAATCAGATATTTTTCAGCGCGTATAAGTTATCATTCATTTAACATAGCAATGGTAAATCTCGACAAGTTTtaagttttgatataaaattaacacaaGATGAGAATTGCAATTAAATGAATTACACCTTGGAAATGTAACAGGTCATAATAATCAGTGATTTATACTATTCCTGCAAAAATAGAACTTATCTGCAAAGATTAACACAGTTCTAGAGGACAGAACGATGTTTTTGGGAACATGACAAAACGAACAGATTAACAAAAGACTGGCATGACTCAAAGCTGACAAGAACAAACATTGAAAAAACTTCCAcagaataatgaaaaatatcaacaaacatAAACAGTGTCTGGATTGTTTAAAAATGCCATGTCAAGGAAGATTCAGAATGGTCAAAATCATTAGTCTCTTATTTCCTCagtatttttatttgatatttatgtgTCAGTAAAATGGAATGAATTACATGATCACAGCTGGCAGGCGGTGTTAACAAAAGTTTCAACTGTCTAACTTGAGAAGTATTATCCATTGTTCAacaaactaggtcacaatgtttACAGGCATATtattttggccaagtttgataacctgGATTGGCCCAGTggctctggagttatggcccttgaattattaaACATTGTGTAAATTGACAGTGTCATCTCCATAACTTGAGTAGTTGTTATTCAGTGTTCACCAGACATGGTCATTATACATCGATTCTACGTTAACTCGttaaattcagaaataaaaatagttgaaaaacaCCAATCTTCAAATGGTTTTTGAgtgtttttatttacaatgtttcaaCAGTCAACATCTGAAGTCAGTGGACCCAAACAGGCCCTAGATTTTGTACCAGAATATAAGAATAAACACTCTgcaggtagatagatagatagatccagtttatctaaaaatcaaaaaTCGTAGCAAGACGGCAAGACATTTCCTATTTAATACCCTGTAAATACAAACTCCAAAATCATTTAGTTTCAAAAATGCAGAAATTTCTTTTTGTGGGAGAgacaaaataacatgaaaatgttttgcctttcacaatacaatacaatatgacaAAAACAGAAGAGATTATATTTTGACAACGACATgggtttttaataaaaatttttagaTGTAAGTATCCATGTTGTTTCTAACGACTACCTATTTCTCAACTGAAAAACTTTATAGATGTATATTGAGAGATTTCGGATTTCTGTTGcgttttcactttttaataattgcaaaaacttaaaattactcGGACTTTGCCAAtagtattttcttatatattgccgacgtaaatgagaaaaaaactgaGCACTCGATGacaaaatgaaattcgtcctcCAGGACGTTGCAAGATGTATATTTACGTTCCTAAAAAGGGATGCTTACTGGCTTTCTCCACCTGCCCGTTTCAACAGCCAATCTATGAGAGGATAATCTACATAACTGGCCTTGTTCAGCATACTCAACAGAGGGAAACACGTCTTATTAGCTTATGTTTTGTCTAGATCTACACTAGACCTACATTttcttaatttgaaatttaacttaCATGCATAAATAATGTGTTATTCTTTCATAATATACGTTATAATGCATAAGATACGTTACATATCTGACGAATATTTTCAGCTTCCTAACTGACCACCTTTGGCTAAATAAACCGTCAAAGTTAATTCCACATCAAACCTAAATGTATATCCTGTAATAATATTGACAAATATCATGTCCCAGTACAATACATATTTAATAACTACTCACTTTTTCTAGGCTATACTTCATTCATTTTTCTAACACTCCCACTAAGTACGCATTATGAGTAAACAGACATGTTCACGATGTATTTTGCTTCCACCATATGTTGTTAAAGTATCTAATTGCACATACATCGATTTACGTGATTAGTCGTTGTGAATTAATCAATTGTTTTATCAGCATAACATATCTTATTTTAACGTATCTTACTTGCATTTTATGAA carries:
- the LOC123545717 gene encoding uncharacterized protein LOC123545717 isoform X1, giving the protein MERYLQSEIKEAEQNIDDLEQSVYKLQKSTGNKAQEFVCVKTSQKIIASTKSFVSTIQTKTEAKVSFSADMKIKNYLKQQKVLGQVSTAKATYTPRTTAYKVKQKRDIDIKLKEDKTTCNIYGSCFTEDGSLLLADLNNDKLKRLDVSTDTIIDHLDLEDRPIDVCLTRKQEAAVSLNNKTIQFVSLGNKMATTRKLKMDHHCYGLAFNDGKVFISNEFKTVYIHDISGAMLHKITNDKFGKPVFTYSRH